One window of the Anaeromyxobacter dehalogenans 2CP-C genome contains the following:
- a CDS encoding HNH endonuclease signature motif containing protein produces the protein MDANVRQEIQPLDCPPGLEALAAQAWVLEVPRPTERRFVLRPEAAELIDGLLAWVARGAGALDVALGRGLRAIEKAGGPLRLGYSSLGDYARERLGLPESTSRRLARLSAGLDERPLLDAAVRAGEVTLRKAQAVLGVARGPDEERWVARARVETVRALAVAVRDEASGGRGTADVGEAAERLVPLELEISEPDRAALREALSLAGASLGATAQPWQRLEAICQEYLGSHPEPERLRLEDLDPEAAAAAAGALEGAPWGRGSEWWDAARLALEQETERWSYLERLEPLPAPELGDALAPGDVHALDARLREWAAMRTRWDALVGHLGLLMRTLGLWREAGFASFGHYCAERLGMSLRAVEQRIALERRLYELPPLRAALAEGRVSYGKAVVIASAADEDTVEAWIARAETTPCAALRREAEAAEDAQMCSRRAWKARLPAGVVELLDAALGAARLAAGSRVRDGECLGIIARHFIDTWKPLLRGRRTRARRVLERDGGRCLVPGCTRAADHAHHVWQRARGGPDEPWNLASLCAPHHLVAVHGGFLRVRGRAPHALVWKFPGSGSGPGSGPG, from the coding sequence GTGGACGCGAACGTTCGCCAGGAAATCCAGCCGCTTGACTGCCCGCCGGGACTGGAGGCGCTCGCGGCGCAGGCCTGGGTGCTGGAGGTTCCGCGGCCGACCGAGCGGCGGTTCGTCCTCCGGCCGGAGGCGGCGGAGCTGATCGACGGGTTGCTGGCATGGGTGGCCCGGGGCGCGGGGGCGCTGGACGTGGCGCTGGGCCGGGGGCTGCGTGCGATCGAGAAGGCCGGCGGTCCGCTGCGGCTGGGCTACTCGAGCCTGGGCGACTACGCGCGCGAGCGGCTGGGACTCCCGGAGTCCACCTCCCGGCGGCTGGCGCGGCTCTCGGCCGGCCTGGACGAGCGCCCGCTGCTCGACGCGGCGGTGCGCGCGGGCGAGGTGACGCTGCGCAAGGCGCAGGCGGTCCTGGGCGTGGCGCGGGGACCGGACGAGGAGCGCTGGGTGGCGCGGGCGCGGGTCGAGACGGTCCGGGCGCTCGCGGTGGCGGTGCGGGACGAGGCAAGCGGCGGCCGCGGCACGGCGGACGTGGGGGAGGCCGCCGAACGGCTGGTGCCGCTGGAGCTCGAGATCTCCGAGCCGGACCGCGCGGCGCTCCGCGAGGCGCTCTCGCTGGCGGGCGCCTCGCTGGGCGCGACGGCGCAGCCGTGGCAACGGCTCGAGGCGATCTGCCAGGAGTACCTCGGCTCGCACCCGGAGCCGGAGCGGCTTCGCCTCGAGGACCTCGACCCGGAGGCCGCGGCCGCGGCGGCGGGCGCGCTGGAAGGCGCTCCGTGGGGCCGGGGCAGCGAGTGGTGGGACGCGGCGCGGCTCGCGCTGGAGCAGGAAACGGAGCGCTGGAGCTACCTGGAGCGGCTGGAGCCGCTGCCGGCGCCGGAGCTGGGGGACGCGCTGGCGCCGGGCGACGTGCATGCGCTGGACGCGCGCCTGCGCGAGTGGGCGGCGATGCGCACGCGCTGGGACGCGCTGGTGGGCCACCTGGGCCTGCTCATGCGCACGCTGGGCCTCTGGCGCGAGGCGGGCTTCGCCTCCTTCGGCCACTACTGCGCCGAGCGGCTGGGCATGTCGCTCCGCGCGGTCGAGCAGCGCATCGCGCTCGAGCGGCGCCTGTACGAGCTGCCGCCGCTCCGGGCCGCCCTCGCGGAGGGGCGCGTGAGCTACGGGAAGGCGGTCGTCATCGCGAGCGCGGCGGACGAGGACACGGTCGAGGCGTGGATCGCGCGCGCGGAGACCACGCCCTGTGCGGCCCTCCGGCGCGAGGCGGAGGCAGCCGAGGACGCGCAGATGTGTTCACGCCGGGCGTGGAAGGCCCGGCTGCCCGCGGGCGTGGTGGAGCTGCTCGACGCGGCCCTGGGCGCGGCCCGCCTGGCCGCGGGGAGCCGGGTCCGGGACGGCGAGTGCCTGGGGATCATCGCGCGGCACTTCATCGACACCTGGAAACCGCTGCTGCGCGGCCGGCGCACGCGGGCGCGGCGGGTCCTGGAGCGCGACGGCGGGCGCTGCCTGGTCCCGGGGTGCACGCGCGCGGCGGACCACGCGCACCACGTGTGGCAGCGCGCCCGGGGCGGACCGGACGAACCCTGGAACCTCGCCTCGCTCTGCGCGCCGCACCACCTCGTCGCGGTCCACGGGGGCTTCCTGCGCGTGCGCGGCCGGGCGCCGCACGCGCTCGTGTGGAAGTTCCCGGGGTCGGGATCGGGACCGGGATCCGGGCCCGGCTAG